Proteins co-encoded in one Brassica oleracea var. oleracea cultivar TO1000 chromosome C4, BOL, whole genome shotgun sequence genomic window:
- the LOC106341725 gene encoding peptidyl-prolyl cis-trans isomerase CYP63 isoform X2: protein MLSVDYSHPLAMNSSSKKKNPTVFLDVSIGGDPLERIVIELFAHVVPKTAENFRALCTGEAGLGKTTGKPLHFKGSSFHRVIKGFMAQGGDFSNGNGTGGESIYGGKFPDENFELDHEEGGVLSMANCGPNTNGSQFFILFKRQPHLDGKHVVFGKVVKGMEVVKKMELVGTSDGKPTSNVKIIDCGQVSQLKAEDAAEKDKGKLKKSSREKRIKRKRRYSSSSDSYSSSSESETDSSSSSSSDGKRRKRRRSTKRHKGRRGESNIKGRKGKKNARGDRPPQRRNKDSSSDTESSNSDDERMGHEKAKKSKKAKDGVPAADSSPAEKKFSGESLLNENELVGNGKATKVDNDSVKSRSMSPASRRDQNSKRSKGVRKSPNGEPKRIRKGRGFTERYSFARKYRTPSPERSPPRRSFQDRNTRDRSYSERSRFRSPPRRRSPPRYNRRRRSISRSPDGQRRRWRESQSPSHRSPSPRKRQPISQDLKSRLGPQRSPPVIGGGRTSPAQSLSASPSTSPSGQRGLVSYAD, encoded by the exons ATGCTATCGGTCGATTACTCACATCCCTTAG CAATGAATAGTAGTAGTAAGAAGAAGAATCCTACTGTATTCCTGGATGTCTCCATTGGCGGGGATCCCCTTGAACGTATCGTCATTGAG CTTTTTGCTCATGTTGTCCCCAAGACTGCCGAGAACTTTCGTGCCCTCTGCACAG GTGAGGCAGGCCTTGGAAAGACCACTGGGAAGCCTCTACATTTCAAAGGATCTTCTTTCCATCGAGTCATTAAAGGATTCATGGCTCAA GGTGGTGATTTTTCTAATGGAAATG GCACCGGCGGGGAGAGCATCTATGGTGGGAAGTTTCCAG ATGAGAACTTTGAACTGGACCATGAAGAAGGTGGAGTCCTTTCGATGGCAAATTGTGGCCCAAACACCAACGGGTCACAGTTTTTTATCCTTTTCAAACGCCAGCCACATCTCGATGG GAAGCATGTTGTATTTGGGAAAGTCGTGAAGGGAATGGAAGTTGTCAAGAAAATGGAGCTTGTAGGGACGAGTGATGGTAAACCAACCAGCAATGTCAAAATAATTGACTGTGGCCAAGTGTCTCAGTTAAAAGCCGAGGATGCTGCTGAAAAAGATAAAG GGAAATTGAAAAAATCTAGCAGGGAGAAGAGGATTAAGCGAAAAAGAAGATACTCGTCTTCCTCAGATTCATATAGCTCAAGTTCTGAATCAGAAACAGATTCATCCTCTAGTTCTTCCAGTGATGGGAAGCGTAGGAAGAGGAGGAGGTCAACAAAGAGACACAAAGGCCGACGCGGGGAAAGCAATATCAAAGGACGAAAGGGGAAAAAGAATGCTCGAGGAGATAGACCACCTCAGCGCAG AAACAAGGATAGTTCAAGTGACACCGAGAGTAGCAATTCTGATGACGAGAGAATGGGCCACGAAAAGGCCAAAAAGTCAAAGAAAGCTAAAG ATGGTGTGCCTGCTGCTGATTCTAGTCCTGCGGAGAAGAAATTTTCGGGGGAGTCTCTTCTGAATGAAAATGAACTTGTCGGTAATGGAAAAGCCACCAAAGTTGATAATGACTCAGTGAAATCGAG GAGTATGAGCCCAGCTTCTAGAAGAGATCAAAACAGTAAGAGGAGCAAAGGTGTGAGGAAATCTCCAAATGGTGAGCCCAAGCGCATCCGAAAGGGGCGTGGGTTCACAGAACGTTATTCATTTGCTCGGAAGTACCGTACACCATCTCCTGAGCGTTCCCCTCCGAGAAGAAGCTTTCAGGACAGGAACACGAGGGACAG GAGTTACTCTGAACGCTCGCGATTTAGGAGCCCACCAAGGAGAAGGAGCCCTCCAAG GTACAACCGGAGGAGAAGAAGCATTTCACGGAGTCCAGATGGGCAGCGCAGACGTTGGAGAGAGAGCCAAAGTCCAAGTCATCGTAGCCCTAGCCCCAGAAAGAGGCAGCCAATTAGCCAAGACCTTAAATCCCGTCTGGGGCCACAAAGATCTCCTCCCGTCATAGGAGGAGGACGCACGTCTCCTGCACAATCGCTCAGCGCTTCGCCCTCAACCTCCCCATCGGGACAGAGAGGTTTGGTTAGCTATGCAGATTGA
- the LOC106341725 gene encoding peptidyl-prolyl cis-trans isomerase CYP63 isoform X1: MLSVDYSHPLAMNSSSKKKNPTVFLDVSIGGDPLERIVIELFAHVVPKTAENFRALCTGEAGLGKTTGKPLHFKGSSFHRVIKGFMAQGGDFSNGNGTGGESIYGGKFPDENFELDHEEGGVLSMANCGPNTNGSQFFILFKRQPHLDGKHVVFGKVVKGMEVVKKMELVGTSDGKPTSNVKIIDCGQVSQLKAEDAAEKDKGKLKKSSREKRIKRKRRYSSSSDSYSSSSESETDSSSSSSSDGKRRKRRRSTKRHKGRRGESNIKGRKGKKNARGDRPPQRRNKDSSSDTESSNSDDERMGHEKAKKSKKAKDGVPAADSSPAEKKFSGESLLNENELVGNGKATKVDNDSVKSRSMSPASRRDQNSKRSKGVRKSPNGEPKRIRKGRGFTERYSFARKYRTPSPERSPPRRSFQDRNTRDRYPSNRSYSERSRFRSPPRRRSPPRYNRRRRSISRSPDGQRRRWRESQSPSHRSPSPRKRQPISQDLKSRLGPQRSPPVIGGGRTSPAQSLSASPSTSPSGQRGLVSYAD, translated from the exons ATGCTATCGGTCGATTACTCACATCCCTTAG CAATGAATAGTAGTAGTAAGAAGAAGAATCCTACTGTATTCCTGGATGTCTCCATTGGCGGGGATCCCCTTGAACGTATCGTCATTGAG CTTTTTGCTCATGTTGTCCCCAAGACTGCCGAGAACTTTCGTGCCCTCTGCACAG GTGAGGCAGGCCTTGGAAAGACCACTGGGAAGCCTCTACATTTCAAAGGATCTTCTTTCCATCGAGTCATTAAAGGATTCATGGCTCAA GGTGGTGATTTTTCTAATGGAAATG GCACCGGCGGGGAGAGCATCTATGGTGGGAAGTTTCCAG ATGAGAACTTTGAACTGGACCATGAAGAAGGTGGAGTCCTTTCGATGGCAAATTGTGGCCCAAACACCAACGGGTCACAGTTTTTTATCCTTTTCAAACGCCAGCCACATCTCGATGG GAAGCATGTTGTATTTGGGAAAGTCGTGAAGGGAATGGAAGTTGTCAAGAAAATGGAGCTTGTAGGGACGAGTGATGGTAAACCAACCAGCAATGTCAAAATAATTGACTGTGGCCAAGTGTCTCAGTTAAAAGCCGAGGATGCTGCTGAAAAAGATAAAG GGAAATTGAAAAAATCTAGCAGGGAGAAGAGGATTAAGCGAAAAAGAAGATACTCGTCTTCCTCAGATTCATATAGCTCAAGTTCTGAATCAGAAACAGATTCATCCTCTAGTTCTTCCAGTGATGGGAAGCGTAGGAAGAGGAGGAGGTCAACAAAGAGACACAAAGGCCGACGCGGGGAAAGCAATATCAAAGGACGAAAGGGGAAAAAGAATGCTCGAGGAGATAGACCACCTCAGCGCAG AAACAAGGATAGTTCAAGTGACACCGAGAGTAGCAATTCTGATGACGAGAGAATGGGCCACGAAAAGGCCAAAAAGTCAAAGAAAGCTAAAG ATGGTGTGCCTGCTGCTGATTCTAGTCCTGCGGAGAAGAAATTTTCGGGGGAGTCTCTTCTGAATGAAAATGAACTTGTCGGTAATGGAAAAGCCACCAAAGTTGATAATGACTCAGTGAAATCGAG GAGTATGAGCCCAGCTTCTAGAAGAGATCAAAACAGTAAGAGGAGCAAAGGTGTGAGGAAATCTCCAAATGGTGAGCCCAAGCGCATCCGAAAGGGGCGTGGGTTCACAGAACGTTATTCATTTGCTCGGAAGTACCGTACACCATCTCCTGAGCGTTCCCCTCCGAGAAGAAGCTTTCAGGACAGGAACACGAGGGACAG GTATCCAAGCAACAGGAGTTACTCTGAACGCTCGCGATTTAGGAGCCCACCAAGGAGAAGGAGCCCTCCAAG GTACAACCGGAGGAGAAGAAGCATTTCACGGAGTCCAGATGGGCAGCGCAGACGTTGGAGAGAGAGCCAAAGTCCAAGTCATCGTAGCCCTAGCCCCAGAAAGAGGCAGCCAATTAGCCAAGACCTTAAATCCCGTCTGGGGCCACAAAGATCTCCTCCCGTCATAGGAGGAGGACGCACGTCTCCTGCACAATCGCTCAGCGCTTCGCCCTCAACCTCCCCATCGGGACAGAGAGGTTTGGTTAGCTATGCAGATTGA
- the LOC106341959 gene encoding guanine nucleotide-binding protein subunit gamma 1-like gives MEEKEQEAASVGDARGKHMILAELGRVEQEVRFLEKELQALGQTDIVSTVCEELLCVIEEAPDPLLPLTQMGEKAAYALYFDSR, from the exons ATGGAGGAAAAGGAGCAGGAAGCTGCTTCTGTGGGCGATGCACGAGGGAAGCACATGATCCTTGCGGAGCTTGGTCGTGTGGAACAGGAAGTCAGATTCTTGGAG AAAGAGTTGCAAGCGCTCGGCCAGACAGATATTGTATCAACCGTGTGTGAGGA GCTGCTTTGTGTCATCGAGGAAGCACCCGACCCTCTCTTGCCACT GACCCAAATGGGGGAGAAGGCTGCATATGCTTTATACTTTGATTCAAGATAG
- the LOC106341958 gene encoding protein transport protein SEC31 homolog B isoform X1, protein MACIKGVGRSASVALAPDAPYMAAGTMAGAVDLSFSSSANLEIFKLDFESDDRELTLVGEISSSERFNRVAWGRNGSGSEEFSMGLIAGGLVDGNIDLWNPLSLTGSKSSENALVGHLSVHKGPVRGLEFNAFTPNLLASGADDGEICIWDLTKPSEPSHFPLLKGTGSATQGEISFISWNRKVQQILASTSYNGTTVIWDLRKQKPIINFADSVRRRCSVLQWNPDIATQIMVASDDDSSPTLKLWDMRNTMSPVREFTGHQKGVIAMEWCPSDSSYLLTCAKDNRTICWDTNTAEIVAELPAGNNWNFDVHWYPKIPGVISASSFDGKIGIYNIEGCSRYGAEENTFGTAPLRAPKWYKRPVGASFGFGGKLVSFHAKAPVKGASGIPSELFLHSLVTEQSLVSRTSEFDAAIENGDKTSLRGLCEKKSEETESEEEKETWGLLKIMFEDEETTRTKLISHLGFSLPSVEKDQAVEGLSSDLNGIGLEDTAAHALEPLETNEAAAFAMDNGEDFFNNFPAKPDTPVSTASAKDFTPPEADFTGKLEETQEMPEEEEESSDLVFDDAIQRALVVGDYKEAVDQCISAKKMADALVIAHVGGTSLWESTREKYLKTSRAPYMKVVAAMVNNDLTSLIYTRSHKFWKETLALLCTFAQGEQWATLCDVLASKLMDAGNTLAAVLCYICAGNVDRTVEIWSRSLANERDGRSYAELLQDLMEKTLVLALATGNKKFSASLCKLFESYAEILASQGLLTTAMKYLKVLDSGGLSPELSILRDRISLSAEPETNTAASGNIQLQSTIPYNQEPTQAQPNIISNPYDNQYQQPYTDSYVGGYVPPASHPPMQQATMFMPHQAQPAPQPSYPPGPASNAQPSMRTTFVPSTPLALKNADQYQQPTIASHSFTGPSNNAYPVPPGTGSYASSGPSQIGQYPNPKMPQVVGPGAGPIGFTPMSTPGVVPRSVIGSVQPASPQTQQAAPAPAAPPPTVQTADTSNVPAHQKPVIATLTRLFNETSEALGGARANPTKKREIEDNSRKLGALFVRLNSGDISKNAADKLAQLCHALDNQDFGAALQIQVLLTTSEWDECNFWLSTLKRMIKGRQNMR, encoded by the exons ATGGCTTGCATCAAGGGGGTGGGGAGATCCGCCTCCGTGGCTCTGGCTCCCGACGCTCCTTACATGGCGGCCGGAACCATGGCCGGAGCGGTGGATCTGTCCTTTAGTTCTTCGGCCAACCTGGAGATATTCAAGCTGGATTTCGAGTCTGACGATCGCGAATTGACACTGGTGGGGGAAATAAGCAGCTCGGAGCGCTTCAATAGAGTGGCATGGGGAAGAAACGGATCTGGTTCAGAGGAATTCTCCATGGGTCTAATTGCGGGCGGGCTTGTGGATGGAAATATAGATCTCTGGAATCCGCTTTCTCTAACCGG TTCCAAGTCCAGTGAAAATGCACTCGTTGGACATCTTTCAGTTCACAAAGGGCCC GTTCGTGGTCTTGAGTTCAATGCTTTCACCCCAAATCTACTCGCCTCTGGCGCTGATGATGGTGAAATTTGCATTTGGGATTTAACTAAGCCTTCTGAGCCTTCTCATTTTCCACTTCTCAAG GGTACTGGTTCTGCTACTCAAGGTGAAATCTCCTTTATTTCGTGGAACAGAAAAGTTCAACAGATATTAGCCTCTACCTCCTACAATGGGACTACTG TAATATGGGACTTGAGGAAGCAGAAGCCGATAATTAA CTTTGCAGATTCTGTTCGACGTCGGTGCTCTGTTTTACAATGGAACCCTGACATTGCTACTCAGATAATGGTCGCATCAGATGACGACAGTTCACCTACTCTCAAG CTCTGGGACATGAGGAATACAATGTCACCTGTGCGCGAGTTTACTGGACACCAAAAAG GTGTGATTGCAATGGAGTGGTGTCCAAGTGACAGTTCATATCTTCTTACCTGTGCTAAAGACAACCGAACTATTTGCTGGGACACTAATACAGCAGAG ATTGTAGCCGAGTTACCTGCTGGCAACAATTGGAATTTTGATGTTCATTGGTACCCAAAGATTCCTGGAGTTATATCAGCATCTTCATTTGATGGGAAAATTGGCATCTACAACATCGAG GGTTGCAGTCGCTATGGTGCTGAAGAGAATACTTTTGGTACTG CTCCTTTAAGAGCACCAAAATGGTATAAGCGCCCAGTTGGTGCATCCTTTGGATTTGGGGGAAAACTTGTATCCTTTCATGCAAAGGCCCCAGTGAAGGGTGCCTCAGGCATTCCATCTGAG CTTTTTCTGCACAGCCTGGTGACAGAACAGAGTTTGGTGAGTCGAACTTCTGAATTTGATGCCGCAATAGAAAATGGTGATAAGACTTCTCTACGGGGTTTGTGTGAGAAGAAATCTGAAGAGACTGA ATCCGAAGAGGAGAAGGAGACATGGGGCTTGCTGAAAATCATGTTCGAAGATGAAGAAACTACAAGGACAAAGTTGATCAGCCATCTCGGCTTTAGTTTGCCTTCTGTGGAAAAGGATCAGGCAGTGGAAGGGCTCTCGTCAGATCTAAATGGCATTGGATTAGAGGATACTGCGGCGCATGCACTGGAGCCTTTGGAAACTAACGAGGCAGCTGCTTTTGCTATGGACAATGGAGAAGACTTCTTTAACAACTTTCCTGCTAAACCTGATACACCTGTATCTACTGCATCTGCCAAAGATTTTACGCCTCCTGAGGCAGATTTTACTGGCAAATTAGAAGAAACCCAAGAAATGCCAGAAGAAGAGGAAGAAAGTTCTGACCTAGTATTTGATGATGCTATCCAGCGTGCTTTAGTTGTTGGAGATTACAAGGAAGCGGTGGATCAGTGTATATCTGCAAAGAAGATGGCTGATGCTTTAGTTATTGCTCATGTTGGTGGTACATCTTTGTGGGAGAGCACTCGTGAGAAATATCTAAAGACAAGCAGGGCACCTTACATGAAG GTTGTTGCTGCGATGGTAAACAACGATCTCACGAGCCTTATCTATACAAGGTCACACAAGTTCTGGAAAGAAACTCTTGCCCTCCTCTGTACT TTTGCACAAGGAGAACAATGGGCCACCCTGTGCGATGTACTTGCCTCAAAGTTGATGGATGCTGGTAACACTTTGGCTGCAGTCCTGTGCTACATTTGTGCAGGAAATGTTGACAGAACAGTAGAAATTTGGTCAAGGAGCCTTGCAAACGAGCGTGATGGAAGATCTTACGCTGAGCTTCTTCAA GATCTTATGGAGAAGACTCTTGTTCTTGCTTTGGCAACTGGGAACAAAAAGTTCAGCGCATCTCTTTGTAAACTCTTTGAGAGTTATGCTGAGATATTGGCCAGCCAAGGGCTTCTTACAACGGCAATGAAGTACTTGAAAGTTTTGGATTCTGGTGGCTTGTCACCTGAACTTTCTATATTACGTGATCGTATTTCCCTCTCTGCAGAACCTG AGACTAACACTGCAGCTTCAGGCAACATTCAGCTTCAAAGCACCATACCATATAATCAG GAGCCAACGCAGGCGCAACCAAACATTATCAGTAACCCATATGATAATCAGTATCAACAACCATACACCGATTCTTATGTTGGAGGATATGTGCCCCCAGCTTCACATCCACCAATGCAACAAGCAACCATGTTTATGCCTCACCAAGCTCAGCCAGCACCGCAG CCATCATATCCTCCGGGGCCTGCAAGCAATGCTCAGCCATCCATGAGAACTACTTTTGTTCCTTCAACTCCCCTTGCACTGAAGAACGCAGACCAATATCAGCAGCCAACCATTGCTTCTCATTCATTCACC GGACCATCTAACAATGCATACCCCGTTCCTCCTGGTACTGGTTCATATGCATCTTCTGGCCCTTCACAAATTGGGCAATATCCTAACCCCAAGATGCCCCAAGTAGTTGGTCCAGGAGCTGGACCCATAGGATTTACACCTATGTCAACTCCAGGAGTTGTTCCAAGATCTGTTATAGGTTCTGTGCAACCAGCAAGTCCTCAAACACAGCAGGCAGCCCCTGCCCCTGCAGCTCCGCCACCAACTGTTCAGACTGCAGATACTTCCAACGTCCCAG CGCACCAGAAACCTGTGATAGCAACATTGACGAGGCTTTTCAATGAGACATCGGAAGCACTGGGAGGCGCACGTGCAAATCCTACCAAGAAGCGTGAGATAGAAGACAACTCAAGAAAATTAGGTGCTCTGTTTGTGAGACTGAATAGCGGAGACATCTCCAAGAATGCTGCCGACAAACTTGCACAGCTCTGCCATGCGCTGGACAATCAGGACTTCGGTGCAGCCCTTCAGATACAG GTACTTCTGACGACCAGCGAATGGGATGAATGCAACTTCTGGCTTTCGACATTGAAGCGGATGATCAAAGGCAGGCAAAATATGCGGTGA
- the LOC106341958 gene encoding protein transport protein SEC31 homolog B isoform X2, with protein sequence MACIKGVGRSASVALAPDAPYMAAGTMAGAVDLSFSSSANLEIFKLDFESDDRELTLVGEISSSERFNRVAWGRNGSGSEEFSMGLIAGGLVDGNIDLWNPLSLTGSKSSENALVGHLSVHKGPVRGLEFNAFTPNLLASGADDGEICIWDLTKPSEPSHFPLLKGTGSATQGEISFISWNRKVQQILASTSYNGTTVIWDLRKQKPIINFADSVRRRCSVLQWNPDIATQIMVASDDDSSPTLKLWDMRNTMSPVREFTGHQKGVIAMEWCPSDSSYLLTCAKDNRTICWDTNTAEIVAELPAGNNWNFDVHWYPKIPGVISASSFDGKIGIYNIEGCSRYGAEENTFAPLRAPKWYKRPVGASFGFGGKLVSFHAKAPVKGASGIPSELFLHSLVTEQSLVSRTSEFDAAIENGDKTSLRGLCEKKSEETESEEEKETWGLLKIMFEDEETTRTKLISHLGFSLPSVEKDQAVEGLSSDLNGIGLEDTAAHALEPLETNEAAAFAMDNGEDFFNNFPAKPDTPVSTASAKDFTPPEADFTGKLEETQEMPEEEEESSDLVFDDAIQRALVVGDYKEAVDQCISAKKMADALVIAHVGGTSLWESTREKYLKTSRAPYMKVVAAMVNNDLTSLIYTRSHKFWKETLALLCTFAQGEQWATLCDVLASKLMDAGNTLAAVLCYICAGNVDRTVEIWSRSLANERDGRSYAELLQDLMEKTLVLALATGNKKFSASLCKLFESYAEILASQGLLTTAMKYLKVLDSGGLSPELSILRDRISLSAEPETNTAASGNIQLQSTIPYNQEPTQAQPNIISNPYDNQYQQPYTDSYVGGYVPPASHPPMQQATMFMPHQAQPAPQPSYPPGPASNAQPSMRTTFVPSTPLALKNADQYQQPTIASHSFTGPSNNAYPVPPGTGSYASSGPSQIGQYPNPKMPQVVGPGAGPIGFTPMSTPGVVPRSVIGSVQPASPQTQQAAPAPAAPPPTVQTADTSNVPAHQKPVIATLTRLFNETSEALGGARANPTKKREIEDNSRKLGALFVRLNSGDISKNAADKLAQLCHALDNQDFGAALQIQVLLTTSEWDECNFWLSTLKRMIKGRQNMR encoded by the exons ATGGCTTGCATCAAGGGGGTGGGGAGATCCGCCTCCGTGGCTCTGGCTCCCGACGCTCCTTACATGGCGGCCGGAACCATGGCCGGAGCGGTGGATCTGTCCTTTAGTTCTTCGGCCAACCTGGAGATATTCAAGCTGGATTTCGAGTCTGACGATCGCGAATTGACACTGGTGGGGGAAATAAGCAGCTCGGAGCGCTTCAATAGAGTGGCATGGGGAAGAAACGGATCTGGTTCAGAGGAATTCTCCATGGGTCTAATTGCGGGCGGGCTTGTGGATGGAAATATAGATCTCTGGAATCCGCTTTCTCTAACCGG TTCCAAGTCCAGTGAAAATGCACTCGTTGGACATCTTTCAGTTCACAAAGGGCCC GTTCGTGGTCTTGAGTTCAATGCTTTCACCCCAAATCTACTCGCCTCTGGCGCTGATGATGGTGAAATTTGCATTTGGGATTTAACTAAGCCTTCTGAGCCTTCTCATTTTCCACTTCTCAAG GGTACTGGTTCTGCTACTCAAGGTGAAATCTCCTTTATTTCGTGGAACAGAAAAGTTCAACAGATATTAGCCTCTACCTCCTACAATGGGACTACTG TAATATGGGACTTGAGGAAGCAGAAGCCGATAATTAA CTTTGCAGATTCTGTTCGACGTCGGTGCTCTGTTTTACAATGGAACCCTGACATTGCTACTCAGATAATGGTCGCATCAGATGACGACAGTTCACCTACTCTCAAG CTCTGGGACATGAGGAATACAATGTCACCTGTGCGCGAGTTTACTGGACACCAAAAAG GTGTGATTGCAATGGAGTGGTGTCCAAGTGACAGTTCATATCTTCTTACCTGTGCTAAAGACAACCGAACTATTTGCTGGGACACTAATACAGCAGAG ATTGTAGCCGAGTTACCTGCTGGCAACAATTGGAATTTTGATGTTCATTGGTACCCAAAGATTCCTGGAGTTATATCAGCATCTTCATTTGATGGGAAAATTGGCATCTACAACATCGAG GGTTGCAGTCGCTATGGTGCTGAAGAGAATACTTTTG CTCCTTTAAGAGCACCAAAATGGTATAAGCGCCCAGTTGGTGCATCCTTTGGATTTGGGGGAAAACTTGTATCCTTTCATGCAAAGGCCCCAGTGAAGGGTGCCTCAGGCATTCCATCTGAG CTTTTTCTGCACAGCCTGGTGACAGAACAGAGTTTGGTGAGTCGAACTTCTGAATTTGATGCCGCAATAGAAAATGGTGATAAGACTTCTCTACGGGGTTTGTGTGAGAAGAAATCTGAAGAGACTGA ATCCGAAGAGGAGAAGGAGACATGGGGCTTGCTGAAAATCATGTTCGAAGATGAAGAAACTACAAGGACAAAGTTGATCAGCCATCTCGGCTTTAGTTTGCCTTCTGTGGAAAAGGATCAGGCAGTGGAAGGGCTCTCGTCAGATCTAAATGGCATTGGATTAGAGGATACTGCGGCGCATGCACTGGAGCCTTTGGAAACTAACGAGGCAGCTGCTTTTGCTATGGACAATGGAGAAGACTTCTTTAACAACTTTCCTGCTAAACCTGATACACCTGTATCTACTGCATCTGCCAAAGATTTTACGCCTCCTGAGGCAGATTTTACTGGCAAATTAGAAGAAACCCAAGAAATGCCAGAAGAAGAGGAAGAAAGTTCTGACCTAGTATTTGATGATGCTATCCAGCGTGCTTTAGTTGTTGGAGATTACAAGGAAGCGGTGGATCAGTGTATATCTGCAAAGAAGATGGCTGATGCTTTAGTTATTGCTCATGTTGGTGGTACATCTTTGTGGGAGAGCACTCGTGAGAAATATCTAAAGACAAGCAGGGCACCTTACATGAAG GTTGTTGCTGCGATGGTAAACAACGATCTCACGAGCCTTATCTATACAAGGTCACACAAGTTCTGGAAAGAAACTCTTGCCCTCCTCTGTACT TTTGCACAAGGAGAACAATGGGCCACCCTGTGCGATGTACTTGCCTCAAAGTTGATGGATGCTGGTAACACTTTGGCTGCAGTCCTGTGCTACATTTGTGCAGGAAATGTTGACAGAACAGTAGAAATTTGGTCAAGGAGCCTTGCAAACGAGCGTGATGGAAGATCTTACGCTGAGCTTCTTCAA GATCTTATGGAGAAGACTCTTGTTCTTGCTTTGGCAACTGGGAACAAAAAGTTCAGCGCATCTCTTTGTAAACTCTTTGAGAGTTATGCTGAGATATTGGCCAGCCAAGGGCTTCTTACAACGGCAATGAAGTACTTGAAAGTTTTGGATTCTGGTGGCTTGTCACCTGAACTTTCTATATTACGTGATCGTATTTCCCTCTCTGCAGAACCTG AGACTAACACTGCAGCTTCAGGCAACATTCAGCTTCAAAGCACCATACCATATAATCAG GAGCCAACGCAGGCGCAACCAAACATTATCAGTAACCCATATGATAATCAGTATCAACAACCATACACCGATTCTTATGTTGGAGGATATGTGCCCCCAGCTTCACATCCACCAATGCAACAAGCAACCATGTTTATGCCTCACCAAGCTCAGCCAGCACCGCAG CCATCATATCCTCCGGGGCCTGCAAGCAATGCTCAGCCATCCATGAGAACTACTTTTGTTCCTTCAACTCCCCTTGCACTGAAGAACGCAGACCAATATCAGCAGCCAACCATTGCTTCTCATTCATTCACC GGACCATCTAACAATGCATACCCCGTTCCTCCTGGTACTGGTTCATATGCATCTTCTGGCCCTTCACAAATTGGGCAATATCCTAACCCCAAGATGCCCCAAGTAGTTGGTCCAGGAGCTGGACCCATAGGATTTACACCTATGTCAACTCCAGGAGTTGTTCCAAGATCTGTTATAGGTTCTGTGCAACCAGCAAGTCCTCAAACACAGCAGGCAGCCCCTGCCCCTGCAGCTCCGCCACCAACTGTTCAGACTGCAGATACTTCCAACGTCCCAG CGCACCAGAAACCTGTGATAGCAACATTGACGAGGCTTTTCAATGAGACATCGGAAGCACTGGGAGGCGCACGTGCAAATCCTACCAAGAAGCGTGAGATAGAAGACAACTCAAGAAAATTAGGTGCTCTGTTTGTGAGACTGAATAGCGGAGACATCTCCAAGAATGCTGCCGACAAACTTGCACAGCTCTGCCATGCGCTGGACAATCAGGACTTCGGTGCAGCCCTTCAGATACAG GTACTTCTGACGACCAGCGAATGGGATGAATGCAACTTCTGGCTTTCGACATTGAAGCGGATGATCAAAGGCAGGCAAAATATGCGGTGA